TAAAAACCAAATTCTGTATCATTCATCTCCTCAGCAAAGTACTTGAAGTTCAAGCCCCATTGACCATCGTCATCTGCATCTTTTGAAGCCGAAGTATCCGCGACAACCAGATAGTCTCCATGAGTATTTATTCCTATGGCATCACCATAAGCGTCAAGAGCAGGCTTAACAGCATCAGGAATCTGGTTATACCCCTTCGTCCCACCATCAGTGAACAGATCATTGGTACTGAAAAAAGTCCCCCGTCCCGGAGTTACCGAGCTCTCCCACTCAAACTGGTAATAGGCGGCCATGGACAGGTTATCAGTCACTCCCAGCCGGAAAGACAGGGCATGTTGCGGAATCAGCAGGTCTTTCACTTCCGACCCTGGCAAGGCAAAGGAAGCGCCATCCATTGCATTAACGGTATTAATGCCATCACGATAAAAAATCCCTTCTCCCCAGTTGATCACCTGTTTACCAAAACGTACATCCAGAGGCATATCCCCCATATCCCAGGCACCGTAAATATAGGCATCCTGAATTTTGGCATCATGTCCCTGCCCGTCCAGCACATCGTTTGACCAGTCATCAGCGTAGGGATAGGTATTGGTCTGATCGGGCGAGCGCCCCCGGTTGGCATCTGACCAGTGGTTGTGACGGTCCATCATGTGAGTGTCGTAAAAGGCGGTGCCACGGATAAACAAACCATACTGATCTTCCCAGTCCACTTCCAGGTCAGCGGAGATTCTGAACACCTGCGACACTACCCCGGTATCATAGGCCCGGTTGCCATCGTTAGTGTTGACATCATCATGGTTGGGGGTTGAGCTGCCTTTGTAATGTTTCATATCCTGTCCCTGTACCCGCCACAGGGTTCCATAGGACAAAGTGGTATCCAGAGCACCGGCCATGGAGCCAGAATCATCGGAAAATTCAAGGGAATAAGAAGGAAAGGCGAATAACAATCCAGCTAGCGAAAAGCCAGCCTGAACCGGGGCTATGCGCAAAGCCGGTGAGCGTTCGGGCATCATAATATGCTGACTCCCTGTCGTGTGTATTTGTTTTTATTATCAGGTGTTGGACAGCTATCTCTTTTGTTTACAGCTACATCACATCCCGAGTCAGGCGGTACGGAGAAAAATCCTTTAACTCCGTACCAACCACAGAGTCCAATATTTACTCAGCAAATGCAAGTAGCTGACAAACAGCCACTTACAGGCTCTTGTTCACCACCTCATACACATCAGTGGAAAGGTCATGCACCGCCTTGATCCGCTGCAGGGCTTTTTTCATTAAGCCACTGGCCACCGGTTCAAATTTCTTCCAGCGCGTCAAAGGCATCATGACACGGGAAGCCACCTGGGGATTCTGTTTATCCAGCTCTATCACCCGGTCGGCAAGAAATTCATAACCAGCGCCACCAGTCGTATGGAACCGGGCCATATTGCCAGTAAAGCCACCAATCAGCGAACGCAGCTTGTTGGGACTGGTTGGGTCAAAACTGTCATGCTGCATCAACGCCTGAACCTTTTCTACGGTTCCCAGTTCGGCACTGCCTGACTGCACCGCAAACCAGCCGTCCATGACATTGGCGTCGTCTTTATAACGGTCATAAAAATCGGTCAACACCTGTTCAACCAGGTGTTCATCACGATGACGTGCATCCACAATACAACCCAGGGCAGCCCGCCGGTCTGTCATATTAGAGGCACCGTTATACTGCGCTGCCATCCGTTGTAAGCTTTCCGCATCATCCAACGCAGCCAGATAACCGAGGCAGACATTCTTCAGAGTTCGTTCCGCAATATCAGCAGCTTCGGGGCAATAGTCCCGTTCGTGGCTCAACTGGTTATACAACGCCAGCAATGCCGCTGAGTGCGTTTCAGCAATAGCCTGCTTCACCTTTTTGCGGGCAGCGACAATCGCCAGAGGCTTAATCACCTCAGCCTGCTCTGCCAGACTGGCTTCAGTAGGCAGGCAGAGCATTTCTGCCTTCACAGCATGTTCCAGTTTCGGATCCGCAATCAAGACACCGAAGGCATCCAGCAGCTGCGAGTCAACGGCCTGCTCCGCTTGCTCATCAAACCGTTCAACCAGCTGTTCAATCGCCATAACCCCCAGGCGCTGGCAGGCATCCCACCGGTTAAAACTGTCAGTGTCGTGTTTCATCAGGAACACCAGGTCGTCTTTGCTGTAGTCATAGCGAACACGTACCGGTGCCGAGAAGTTACGCAGCAGTGACGGCAGAGGCTTACTCTTGCAACCTTTGAAAACAAAGGTTTCTTCTGACTGTTTAATGGACAGAACCTGCTCTTTGTCGCCTTCTGCATTCAGTGGCAACAGCTGACCCTGTTCATCCAGCAGTGCCAGACCCAGGGGAATATGGAACGGTTTCTTGTGTTCCTGTCCCGGCGTCGCAGGACAACTCTGGGCGATGGTCAGATGATAATCCCCCGTCTCCGCCTCATAACGGTCTGTCACGGTAACCACTGGCGTACCGGACTGGCTGTACCAGTTCCGGAACTGGGTCAGGTCAACACCGGAAGCGTCTTCCATGGCTTTAACAAAGTCTTCACAGGTAGCCGCTTCGCCATCGTGACGATCAAAGTACAGGTCGGTGCCTTTGCGGAACTTATCCGCTCCAAGCAGGGTATGAATCATCCGCACCACTTCACAGCCTTTTTCATAAACCGTCAGGGTGTAGAAGTTGGAAATCTCAATAAACGACTCTGGACGAATCGGGTGTGCCATAGGCCCGGCATCTTCCGCAAACTGGGCAGTACGCAGCACAGAAGCATCCTGAATCCGCTTTACGCCACGGGAGTTCATGTCAGCAGAGAACTCCGCGTCACGGAACACCGTAAAGCCTTCTTTCAAACTCAGCTGGAACCAGTCCCGACAGGTCACCCGGTTACCGGACCAGTTATGGAAATATTCATGGGCGACAATGGCTTCAATCTTCTGGTATGTGGCATCGGTGGCGGTTTCCGGGCTTGCCAGTACGCACGACGAATTGAAGATATTCAGCCCCTTGTTTTCCATGGCACCCATATTAAAGTGATCCACGGCCACGATCATAAAGATATCCAGATCGTATTCACGACCATAGACGTCTTCATCCCATTTCATGGACTTTTTCAGGGAGATCATGGCGTGATCGCACTTATGAATATTGTGGGACTCGGTGAAGAGTCGCAGTGTCACTTCCCTGCCATTCATGGTGGTGAAATGGTCTTCAACATACTCCAGATCACCCGCCACCAGCGCAAACAGATAGCTCGGCTTTTTAAACGGGTCTTCCCAGGTGACATAATGACGGTCGTTATCCAGCTCCCCCCGGTCAATCGCATTACCGTTTGCCAGCAGTACCGGATAACGCGCCTGACTGGCTATAACCTTGGTGGTAAACACCGACATAACATCAGGGCGATCCAGATAATAAGTAATCTTGCGGAAACCTTCGGCCTCGCACTGGGTACAGAACATACCGTTGGATTTGTACAAACCTTCCAGCGACGTATTTTCCTGAGGACGAATACGGGTCACTATCTGCAACTGAAAACGTGGCTGTTCAACAGGCAGTGTCAGGCTGCCTTTTACCAGCTGGTACCGATCGTTTTCCAGCTCCTCTCCATCCCTGTGCAGGCTGACCAGATCCAGATCTTCACCATGAAGCGTCAACGCAGGCAAAGCTTCGCCACAGTTAACAGCCTCATTCAGGCGCATCTGTAAAACCGCAGTGACCAGAGTGTGATCCTCATGCAGGTCAAAGGTCAGATGGGTGGTATCAATCCAGTAATCAGGTGCCTGATAATCTTTCAAATAAATAGTACTGGGTTGTGCGTCTTTCATCATTTACTCCTGATTTATGGTGTTTTATGCGCAATGCGTGAAACTGACCTTATACGACGTATGCTTGCGGATATTCAACACACCGGTATCCAGTATCAGGTACTGCCCTTTAATACCCTGTAACACACCTTCTATTGTGGGTGTCTTATCAAACGACAGTGAGCTGATTTTTGAGGGGTAGTGCTCAACCGGGTAGAGAATATCAATCATCGTTGGGGCTGCAACCGGCTGAATCGCCTGAATGCCAAACTGTTCCTGCAAAGCGGTGATGCGGGAACGGTTCATATCCATCAGTTCCCGGGCAGAGGTCGCCAGATCCAGAGGTTCGGCAGAGCCTTTCAACATGGTTCGCCAGTTAGTACGGTCGGCAACAAACTCCTTGAACAGACTTTCCAGCAAACCAGACTGTTGACGGGTAGCCACCCGCATAAACGCCATGGCCTGGGTGGCTCCCTGGTCAATCCAGCGGGTTGGCATCTGCGATGCCCGGGTAATGCCCACTTTCAGGCCGGAAGAGTTTGCCAGATAGACCACATGGTCAGTCATACAGAACTGCTCCCCCCACCGGGCATCCCGACAGGTTCCCTGATGATAATGGCACTTTTCCGGACTCATAATGCAGATATCGCACTGGGGCAGTTTTTTAAAACAGGGATAACAGTAACCCTGACTGAAACTCTTTTTCGTTTTGCGACCACAGTGACAGCAGTTGATCTCACCCTGATAGTCCAGAACAATTTTGCGGCCAATCAGGTCGTTCATCGTGATCAGATCATCACCAACCGGCAACTGATAAACGACAGTTCCCTGCAATTCAGACACCATTTTCCGAAGGTTTCCGGCCATTGCCTGATTTGTCTCTATTACTTTCTCTGCCACTATCGGGCTCTCTCTTAAATCCATAGAGCTGCTCAGGTATCCCTGAATCGCAGGATACTGGCAGGCTCGTCCTCTGCTTGCGCCGGTGCCTGACGGCTTTTGCAACTGACCGGCATATAACCAGTACGCTGCTCTTCGGGCAGATGCTCAAACTCCCAGGCAATCAATGCCTGAAGGCTGGCCTCGCGTTCCTGTTCGGACAGCCTTCTGCCATCAGGCCAGCATCCTAACTCAACCGACTGCTTCAATACCTGATAAAGATCAGGATTCATTATTTCAATAAAGTCCTTTAACCGCATATTGACCTCTTATTATTACCCTTGCCTTGTCAGAAAGACTGATTGATGCAAAGCTGACTCTGTAATCATGGCAACCATCAAGGGGCTCCAATGGCAACAAACCCTTCTGTTATGCAACGATCTGCTTTGCAAACTTCGTCTTTAAAAATACTGTCGCCGATTCGAAATTCAACCGAGTGCCAGGATGCACCCGAACTGGCAAAAGAACAGTTACTGCACTTTGGCATAAAGCCCGGCTCAGAGTACGGTCAGGCACTGCTGAAGGCAACCACTCATCTTTATCAAACCTTTGGTGAGCTCAATCAGGTTGAGGCGCTGAACAATACCCTCGACAGTTTGCCACAAACTGACCGCATCAGTTACTTCAACGCTAAAAAATTCCTCTGCTTCCAGCTGGCCAAGTTGATTGATACCCTGCAACCCAGCCTCAGAGCCAGCTATCAGGCTTTGAATATGGATATCAGTAGCCGGGCCGTCAAAGGTGACTACCCGCTATTTGCCAATGTCGGCGCACTGTTTTCCGCCACCCCGGCCATTGTTCGCACCGCTACTTATTTATACGCTTGTACCGAGTGGGTGGAAGACGCTTTTAAAGGCCTGGAAAGCTCTCACCCGATATACTCCCGCCTGCTGAACCCGACCTCTATTTCGCTGGCCAATACCATTGTCGCACTGGAAGCAGGGAAGTATGCCGCAGATTACATGGCGTGGAATTTCAACAGCGGCATGGCTGCCATTGATGGCCTGCTCGGCAACCAGTTGCGCCATGGCGATATTCTGCTGGCGTCCCGCAATGTCTATGGCGGCACTTTTCAGCTCATCAAGGATTTTTACGCACGAACTGACCGTCTGGATATTCAGCTGGAATGGTTTGACGGTTACACCGGTGATGAATTTGCAGAGCGCATGGAAGCCGTTCGCCGCCAGCACCAGAAAGCGCTTAACGAGGGCAAGCGCCTGTTTGTTTATCTGGAATCACCCTGCAACCCACACGGTTATGTGCTGGATGTTCCGGAAATATGCCGTATCAGCCACCAGCATAATCACCTGGTTATGCTCGATTCAACACTGGCAACACCGTTCCTGAGCCGCCCCCTGCGCCATCCGGACAAAACCTGTCGTCCGGACTGGGTCATTCACAGCTATACCAAGGACATTTCCGGCGGGGGCTCCACCACGGCTGGCGGGGTGATTGGCGAGTCTTTCCGGATGTTCCTTCCCAAAGGTCAACAGCATAATGGCATTAACTGGGATCAGACCCTGTTCTGGGATGTGTACTACATCAAAGGCGCTTTCCTGGACGCCGACAAAGCCGTTGAGGTGATCAGTGGCATTAAAACCCTGGAAAACCGGATGCTGAACAAGTGCATCAACACACTGGTGTTTTCCGAGTTCCTCTACAGTCATCCGATGATCAATGTGAACAGCCACGGCCTGAGAGATCATCCAAACCGGGAGCTGTGTGAAAAGAACCTGTATCTGGGTCTGCCCAGTGCGCTGTTCAGCATTGATATGGAACAGGCCAACCTGCCAAGAGAGGCTTTTGTTCGCTTCTTCGACGCCCTGGAGCCCGTATTCGGACATATGGTCAGTCTTGGGCAGAGCAATACGCTGGTACTCTGCCCGGCCCTGACCTCCCACTCAGAGCTGGATGAACAGGCCCAGAGTGAGGCAAAAATTCACCTGACCACCATCCGTATTGCCATGGGCGATGAAAACCCCAGAGACCTGATCAACCATTTCAGGGATTGTGCAAAGCTGCATATTGATCCAGTGTCAGCGGGTTTTTCCGATGCGTTTATGGCCGGTGAAAAGGTGGAGGAGCTGATCAGAAATGTTCACCTGTCGGTGCATGAACAACATTTGAAGCATCAGTGATCCACAGTTCATACTCCCAAAAGTTTCAGGGGGCGACGCCTTCGGCGCAGCCCCCTGAAAAAATTATGGTAGAGATGAAAGTCTCATATTGACTGTTGAATAAATTCGTATCGCTGACGCAGGTTTGACAATTGCTGGTCAGGCTGCTGAATTTATTGCAAGAAGATGACAGTCAGTATGGAACTTTAATGCAATAAAGCTTAAATGTTACAAGCATATCCAAATGAGAAGAGTTATGAAGTTTATATATAACAGTTTTCTTGTTTTTATCCTCTTGCTTTTTGTGCAATCTTCTTTCGGCGCAGGTGATGACTCATCAGAAGACAAAGGATCAATCTTTGTTGTTAACGACAACTCAATTGGTTTGACTGCAACCTACAAAGAATTTTTTAATGCTGAAAACACGAATACCCTCATTTTTTTAAGGAAGCACTATAACCAGATTCCCTGGCAGCTTTGGGATATTATTTCGACTTCTTTCAAAGCCCTCTTTGTTCTCAATCTCCCTTACCTGTATGGTTACACTGCCGGATTTATAGCTGGCAAGGTTCATTCCCACCACCCTGATTCTCATATACCTGCCAGGTTAAAGTCATCAGTCACTGTAATAAACACAATTGGTAATATAATAGCGCTCTCTGCTTTATCAATGATCGCAATTGAAGCATATAAAGACATATTTGGAGATAATCAGGCTACCATAGAAAAAAAAATGGCCTGTGATACGCATCATGAGCGAAGCGGGGTTATGCCAGTTTACCCTCAGAACCCCTGGCTGGGTCGCCACTTTTATCAAAAGATTCTGTTTTCCAGAGGTCAAGGGCCGAAACTGGAAATAAATCGCTTGATAAGCCATGGCGGTCTATCTGACAACGAAGCATTGAACGACATTTCAGAATGGAGCGATCTGTACGACACTCTTTCGTGGCATCAAATAGATAAACTTGTGATAGAGCCTGATGAAAACAGCTTGAAACTGAGTTTTGAATATAACGCCATCCCTCGAAATGCTCTGCTCGTTATTGACAGTCCAGATATGAATGTTACTGCATGGGACATAGATATAAGAAAATACTGTTCTACTTTCTCAACTGACGGTGTTTACAGTGTTTTTCATAAAAATACTCTTAAAGCGATAACCAGTGCAATTAGACAGGCTGTCAGCTTTAACAATAGTGTGGCCTATTTATCTCTCAAAAAAAGCAATGTAACAAGGAGTGGTGCGGGTGCTGCAGTTGTCCGTCTGGATGATGACGCCCGTTCATCATGGGTTGTTTATTCTGATCGTGATTTTCATATAAAAACTTCAGGCTATTTTCTCATTGCTGAACCAGAGCAGAAAGCGCAAAAATTATTTGACATGGCGCTTTATATGAAGCCGAATTCTATTTCAAAGCTAAAAACTTCTCAGACAGTCTGGCAACCGGAAGAGATCGACAAATGGATTGCATTAACAACAGTAACAATAATACTTTGCTTAAGGGATCTAGCAATTGAGAAACTCACAACTTACATACCAACTGAGTACAAGATAATTAAACGGTTTTAATTCTACCCATGAACCCCGGGGGTTATAGAGGCACAGAAAATTGATGTATCTGCCATTAAACAATAAACAAAAACCTATCTTGAAACAGATTTTAACTACCCTCACAAAATGGAAGACCCTTAAAAAAATTGTACTGTCATGGAGCATACTGCCTGTTATTTACACAGGTTTGGTTAATTCCTCGGACGGTAGTTACGGGTCTGGAGTCAGTCTGCCAGCGCCCATATGGCTATTGCCGATGGCAAGATTTTTCAGTGAATACCCAGCCATAGAACCCAGGGGGCAGGTCACAACCCGTTCTCTCTCAAGAACTTGTTACTCTGCTGACAATACTTCCTGCCAACTGCGGATTGACACCAAATCCGATGCGCTATTGGCGTTCAGTATTGAAGGTCCTGTGATACCCCCCGCCCCGCTGAATGGTGACCTTGTACTGAATAAGGAAGAGTTAGAAGATTTTTACACTTCGAGGGAGGTTAAAGAGATTATTAAAAAACTGTCTGAACAAAAACAGCGGGCAGATAATATCAAAAGGGAAGCAGGGCAACGCTGTCAGCAGCAGCGGTCGACACTCACGCCCTTGCACATCCGGTGGCAATGTAACGATAAGGATGAATCACCGGATTATTGCAGTGTCTATTTTGGAACCCACAAGGAGGCTAAAGAAGACTACGATGAAGTTGAGCTGCTACAGCCTTTTGAGGAAGATACCGCAGAAGAAGATCAAAGTCAGGTTGATGACCTGCACGATTCGCCGGAATTGAAAGTCCCGGAGGTGATATCCAACAACACTATTGTCTGTAAATTCCCCGATATGGGCTGTCATCCGATACCGGCAAATCCAAATACTCCCTGGTATAGCTCCCCATCGGAAAACTCTGATGACGATGAATCTGAGGATGATGAACCTGAGGCTGGCAAGGGTAGTCCAGACGAAGGTTCTGGCAATACACAGCAAGGTGTTAATCAGTGCCATAAACACCTACTCTGCTCTGGACAGCCCTGCAGGTTTAAGGTAGTTGTTGCCCCTGCTGAAAGCACCGAGCCAAATATGGAACCTCCTGCCAAAAGTGTAAAAATCAAACTCTCTAATGAGTCCCAAAATGAATGGTGTGATTCTACCACTTCTCAAAGTACAAACAGGCAGACAGTAAACACTGAGTTTCTCTGTAGTGAATGTAGTCCACCTCGTAACTTTCGTAACCAAAATTCCCTGTCTTCTCACACAAGTCAATGTCACACCGGAGAGAAAACCTGCCCTTATTGCCAGAAGACCCTGCCAAACGCGCAAACCCTGTACAGTCACAAAAGAAAAGAGCACACCGGAAAGCAAACCTGCCCTTATTGCCAGAAGACCCTGCCAAACGCGAAAGCCCTGTCGGATCACAAAATAAAAGAGCACACCGGAAAGCAAACCTGCCTTTATTGCGGGAAGACCCTGCCAAACACGAAAGCCCTGTCGGATCACAAAAGAATACATCGAAAGCGAAAGCCTAATGATGTAGGCCAGAGTGACTGATCTCTGTTATCACAAGTTCGCAGAAGGTAAAGAGCGATTAGCACAGCTTGCAGTGGTGGGAAAAATCAAATGAAAACTTGTCAGGTGGCGTGTTACTTGCCGGCGAGGTTGTTGACGATCTGGATCAGGAGTTCTTCAAATGTGTTAAAGCGTTTGTTGTTCTCCTTTTTTTGATCCTGAAATTTTTGATCCTGAAGTTCTTTTTCCAGTTTGCGAAACTTCTCGCATTGTTCATTCAGGATAAGGCAAACAACTCCATGAGTGGCTTCGAGAATTTTGTTATTTTCATGCAACGCATGATCTGGCTGGTCAACTTTATGTTCCAGCGCAGTTACTCTGGCCTCAAGGTTCATACTACATACTTTTCTTGTTTGTTGTAGGGAACTTGAGCACAGCAGAGAATAGGGAAAAGACACCTAACAAGGCATTAGGGGCGCAGCATTCAATAACTTACCGGGCTGTTGGCTTTTGGCTATTAGCTGCTCATACAGCCAACCGCCAACAGCCAACAGCCAACAGCCAACAGCCAACAGCGGTATATTATGTTCTGCTGCTTCCCTTATGCGGAAAACCATGCAACTTAATGAGAATCAGCATTCATTAAAGCCGCATGCAGTACTTTCCAGAAAGCCACAATCGCAGAAATCATATTAAATACAGTTGCACTTGCTATAAATTCGTCTTTTAACAGTGTGTAACTGTGGTCAATGCCTTCATTGACGTCTTTTTTTGCTACACAGATACAATCCACCTCTTTCAGAGGTTCTTCTATGCCATCGCTTTCTTTGCAATAGGGTGGCATTAATTTTTTCATTAATCCTTCTGGATCCCTGTCTGCGTGCAGTTCAATACAATTACCTGTTATATAACCCTTGCAGTCGCTACCACGCGAAAGACACAAATCCTGGCACATTTCAACCATCTTCTGAAAATTCTGATAATGTAGAATTCGCTCCTGATAATCGGTCAAAAAGAAAGCACCTTCCGGATTAGGTGCTGTACCATCAAAGTGTCCCTGAGAATTGTTTTCAGGAACTCTGACCTGATACATTGCGTAGCAGTGGTCATTGCTATATAAAACGCCAGCCTTTATAAAAAAAAGAATAAATACAATTAATCTTGCCATGTCTTTGCATAATGAAAGTAATCAGTAGATATTCTGGCTGCTTTATGAAAATTTTCCACATAAAAAATCAGCTTTCAGGCTTGCGTAAAAACACCCCCGCCAACGCACCAGTCAACAAGCCCGACACTAGCCCGCCGGAATGCGCAGCATTGGCCATG
Above is a genomic segment from Endozoicomonas euniceicola containing:
- a CDS encoding DUF1302 domain-containing protein — translated: MMPERSPALRIAPVQAGFSLAGLLFAFPSYSLEFSDDSGSMAGALDTTLSYGTLWRVQGQDMKHYKGSSTPNHDDVNTNDGNRAYDTGVVSQVFRISADLEVDWEDQYGLFIRGTAFYDTHMMDRHNHWSDANRGRSPDQTNTYPYADDWSNDVLDGQGHDAKIQDAYIYGAWDMGDMPLDVRFGKQVINWGEGIFYRDGINTVNAMDGASFALPGSEVKDLLIPQHALSFRLGVTDNLSMAAYYQFEWESSVTPGRGTFFSTNDLFTDGGTKGYNQIPDAVKPALDAYGDAIGINTHGDYLVVADTSASKDADDDGQWGLNFKYFAEEMNDTEFGFYFVKYNSHNPFIEAELSENAGLKALTAVQRAGLDPTSTLGSTLAGLHVLSNSVIATRVYPEDIHMYGISFNTALGGTSISGELAYRPDTPMWIDHPNNLINGIEGNLRGILDSVQNPAQGCFDDISPADSKKQYCLNSDPYKNYEEVKLWTGSLVFIRNFGPLVGLDGLYGILEPAFELIQGLDDYDNYVSTASGPWGEAFKDENPLASDRLDKFSWGYTAVLSGELNDVMAGINLNPVITFRHDVHGNSRLTGNFLEGRKAVTMALNGLYMNTIEAGLAYTTFFGSERTNSLHDRDNVAFNVKYYF
- the pepN gene encoding aminopeptidase N; this encodes MMKDAQPSTIYLKDYQAPDYWIDTTHLTFDLHEDHTLVTAVLQMRLNEAVNCGEALPALTLHGEDLDLVSLHRDGEELENDRYQLVKGSLTLPVEQPRFQLQIVTRIRPQENTSLEGLYKSNGMFCTQCEAEGFRKITYYLDRPDVMSVFTTKVIASQARYPVLLANGNAIDRGELDNDRHYVTWEDPFKKPSYLFALVAGDLEYVEDHFTTMNGREVTLRLFTESHNIHKCDHAMISLKKSMKWDEDVYGREYDLDIFMIVAVDHFNMGAMENKGLNIFNSSCVLASPETATDATYQKIEAIVAHEYFHNWSGNRVTCRDWFQLSLKEGFTVFRDAEFSADMNSRGVKRIQDASVLRTAQFAEDAGPMAHPIRPESFIEISNFYTLTVYEKGCEVVRMIHTLLGADKFRKGTDLYFDRHDGEAATCEDFVKAMEDASGVDLTQFRNWYSQSGTPVVTVTDRYEAETGDYHLTIAQSCPATPGQEHKKPFHIPLGLALLDEQGQLLPLNAEGDKEQVLSIKQSEETFVFKGCKSKPLPSLLRNFSAPVRVRYDYSKDDLVFLMKHDTDSFNRWDACQRLGVMAIEQLVERFDEQAEQAVDSQLLDAFGVLIADPKLEHAVKAEMLCLPTEASLAEQAEVIKPLAIVAARKKVKQAIAETHSAALLALYNQLSHERDYCPEAADIAERTLKNVCLGYLAALDDAESLQRMAAQYNGASNMTDRRAALGCIVDARHRDEHLVEQVLTDFYDRYKDDANVMDGWFAVQSGSAELGTVEKVQALMQHDSFDPTSPNKLRSLIGGFTGNMARFHTTGGAGYEFLADRVIELDKQNPQVASRVMMPLTRWKKFEPVASGLMKKALQRIKAVHDLSTDVYEVVNKSL
- a CDS encoding DUF2797 domain-containing protein, with translation MDLRESPIVAEKVIETNQAMAGNLRKMVSELQGTVVYQLPVGDDLITMNDLIGRKIVLDYQGEINCCHCGRKTKKSFSQGYCYPCFKKLPQCDICIMSPEKCHYHQGTCRDARWGEQFCMTDHVVYLANSSGLKVGITRASQMPTRWIDQGATQAMAFMRVATRQQSGLLESLFKEFVADRTNWRTMLKGSAEPLDLATSARELMDMNRSRITALQEQFGIQAIQPVAAPTMIDILYPVEHYPSKISSLSFDKTPTIEGVLQGIKGQYLILDTGVLNIRKHTSYKVSFTHCA
- a CDS encoding YeaC family protein, yielding MRLKDFIEIMNPDLYQVLKQSVELGCWPDGRRLSEQEREASLQALIAWEFEHLPEEQRTGYMPVSCKSRQAPAQAEDEPASILRFRDT
- a CDS encoding trans-sulfuration enzyme family protein — translated: MATNPSVMQRSALQTSSLKILSPIRNSTECQDAPELAKEQLLHFGIKPGSEYGQALLKATTHLYQTFGELNQVEALNNTLDSLPQTDRISYFNAKKFLCFQLAKLIDTLQPSLRASYQALNMDISSRAVKGDYPLFANVGALFSATPAIVRTATYLYACTEWVEDAFKGLESSHPIYSRLLNPTSISLANTIVALEAGKYAADYMAWNFNSGMAAIDGLLGNQLRHGDILLASRNVYGGTFQLIKDFYARTDRLDIQLEWFDGYTGDEFAERMEAVRRQHQKALNEGKRLFVYLESPCNPHGYVLDVPEICRISHQHNHLVMLDSTLATPFLSRPLRHPDKTCRPDWVIHSYTKDISGGGSTTAGGVIGESFRMFLPKGQQHNGINWDQTLFWDVYYIKGAFLDADKAVEVISGIKTLENRMLNKCINTLVFSEFLYSHPMINVNSHGLRDHPNRELCEKNLYLGLPSALFSIDMEQANLPREAFVRFFDALEPVFGHMVSLGQSNTLVLCPALTSHSELDEQAQSEAKIHLTTIRIAMGDENPRDLINHFRDCAKLHIDPVSAGFSDAFMAGEKVEELIRNVHLSVHEQHLKHQ
- a CDS encoding C2H2-type zinc finger protein — protein: MARFFSEYPAIEPRGQVTTRSLSRTCYSADNTSCQLRIDTKSDALLAFSIEGPVIPPAPLNGDLVLNKEELEDFYTSREVKEIIKKLSEQKQRADNIKREAGQRCQQQRSTLTPLHIRWQCNDKDESPDYCSVYFGTHKEAKEDYDEVELLQPFEEDTAEEDQSQVDDLHDSPELKVPEVISNNTIVCKFPDMGCHPIPANPNTPWYSSPSENSDDDESEDDEPEAGKGSPDEGSGNTQQGVNQCHKHLLCSGQPCRFKVVVAPAESTEPNMEPPAKSVKIKLSNESQNEWCDSTTSQSTNRQTVNTEFLCSECSPPRNFRNQNSLSSHTSQCHTGEKTCPYCQKTLPNAQTLYSHKRKEHTGKQTCPYCQKTLPNAKALSDHKIKEHTGKQTCLYCGKTLPNTKALSDHKRIHRKRKPNDVGQSD